Part of the bacterium genome is shown below.
GTGGCGGGCTCTATGGCCAATGGTCCGGCCCGATACAGACGAGCGCGGTGAAGGGCTGGGGCAAAAACGATCTGATGAATCAGATCGAAGAGTGGCTGGAGGATTCCCCCCGCGACGCCCCCGCTGCCTGAGGGCACCGCGGAACGGGCGGTTTTTTTCCTGTCACAGCGGCAGTGGAATAAAAATTTTCAGGGAATAGACGGGATAGGGCCGGTAGCGCGGGATGATGATGCGGGGAGCGTAATGCCGCGGGGGCGCCTGCCCGTACCTTCGATACGCACTTTCGGGGGCCGTGCGGTAGTCCCGGCGGTAGGTGTAGTCGCCCCACTGGTGGATGTTTCCGAATCGGCGGTATCTGTGGCCGTAGTATCCCTCCCCGGCCAGGGCGGCGGCGGGAAACGCGGAAACCGTCATCAGGGCAGCCAGTAGAGCCAAGAACCAACGCTTCGTGCATGACTCCTTTCATGTTCTTGCGGCGGCCTTGCGCGCCTGATCGGCGGCGGGGCGCATCTGTGGATTGGACGCGGCGGGGTTCCGTGCTGCGGTTTTCCGCGGGATTGGGGGTGTCTCGCCCCCGCTCCGCCGCTTTGGTATGGTGCGGAAATCGAGTCCGGTCTCCTGGACCCGGAAAGGAGATCGCATGAGGGCGCCTAAAAAAACGGCGGCAAATAAACCCCCGAAGAAAAAAGCCGCGGCCCCGAAGGCGACAGCAGAGAAAAAACCGTCGGCATCGAAAAAAGAAGAGCGCGTTTACGACGATCCGCTCCACATGAACCCGAAGGGGAAAAAGCCGGACCGGATTTTCTTCGGCGTCGGGGGCGTTCCGCATTCGGCGAAGGAGAGGACGCATCCGGGCGCGGTGCGGCGGCTGAGTGAGATTGGACTCGATGTCTACGAAATGGAGTTCGTTCACGGGGTGCGCATCCGGCCGGAATCGTGCGCCGGGGTCAACAAGGCGCAGCGGGAGACCGGGGTGCGCGTCACGGCGCACGGGCCCTACTACATCAATCTCTATTCGATGGAAGAAGAGAAGCTCGAGGCGAGCCGGAAACGCGTCCTCGATACGGCCTACGCGCTCGCCGATTGCGGCGGGGACGGCGCCTGTTTTCACGCCGGCTTTTACCAGAAGCGCGACCCGGACGAGGTGTACCGCTTCATGCGCGATCAGATTGCAGACCTCGCCGCTGTCCTGGAGAAGGACGGTTGCCCGGTCCGCCTCGATCCCGAGACGACGGGGAAGGGCTCCCAGTTCGGCTCGCTCGATGAGCTGACCGTCATGGCGGGCGAGCTGAAGAAAACGAACGTCGGCATCACGGTGGATTTCAGCCACGTTCACGCGCGCTCGGGCGGCCGGGAGAACACCTACGAAGAGTTCGCCTCCCAGCTGGAGCGGATAAAGAACCGGATGGGAAAGGCCGCGCTGGCTTCCATGCACATCCATCTTTCGGGCATCGCATATACCGAAAAGGGAGAGCGCAACCACCTCGAGCTCGATGAATCCGACATGAATTACAAAGATCTCTTTCGGGCATTGATTGATTTCGGGGCGGAGGGCCGGGTGGTGTGCGAGAGCCCCGCGCTCGAGTACGATGCCCTCATCATGCAGAAAACCTACCGGAAGCTGAACGGAAGCTGATCGGCGGAAGAGAAAATCCCCCAGGAGGTGCACCATGGTGCTCGCGGCGAAGTCCATTTCTCTTTTCGTGCTGGCCGGGCTCCTCGAGATCGGCGGCGGCTATCTCGTCTGGCAGTGGTGGCGGAAGGGGGCATTTGTCGGGGTCGGCGTGCTCGGTGCGCTGGCCCTGGTTCTCTACGGGGTGGTGCCCACCTACCAACCGGCGCATTTCGGCCGGGTGTACGCGGCCTACGGCGGATGGTGCGTGGTGCTCTCAATTCTGTGGGGCTGGGCGATCGACCACATAGCCCCCGATCGGTACGACATCCTGGGCGGGGTGATCTGCATCCTGGGCGTGGCCGTGATCATGTACTGGCCCCGCTAGCTTTCCCGCGAACTTTCCTTTCAGGGCGTAAAATCCTTGCGGCGGCGGGATCCCTGATGAGCGTTCCATCCTCACGCAAGAGAAAAAACCTCTTAAAATAAAAGGTTTTTACGAAAAATCGCCTGGAATTCCATGCGCTTGACTCTGTAGTTGGGTACGGAGTTTATGGTGCAAGTATCTTGGGCGGTGCGGACGCCCGGCAATTCTCAAAGAGAGGAGAAAAGAAAATGCCAGGTTCGGTTGTGGTGTATTCCTCATCCACCTGAGCGCCCTGCCAGTCGGTGAAAGCGTTTCTTTCACATCATGGTGTTGCGTTCGAGGAAAAGGTTGTCGATGAGGACCCGGCGGCGCTCAAGGAGTTGACCTCGAAAACGGGCATGCGGGCAACGCCGGTCATTCTGATCGGCAATGAAACGGTCGTCGGCTTCGATCGGGGGCGCCTGGAAACGATTCTGGGAATCCGGGAATGAAGGAAAAAAAGAAGCGGCTGCTTTACTGCTTAAGCTGCGAACAGATGATCCAGGTCCCCGAATGGGTCGAAGTCGGCGATCTGTTCGAGTGCTGGAATTGCGCGGGGGTGATGATTCGCCTGATCGAGGGTGAAGACGGGCCCGCCCTGAAAGTCGTCCAGATGGTCCGCTGCCCGGCGTGCGGCGGGAAAATCCCGGTGGACGACGATACGCCGGCGGGAACGATTCTCTCGCATGACGGAAAGGACTTCCGGCTGGCCAAAGAATTCGGTGCGTTCACCCTCGAGCCTGCGGCCGGGAGGCGTGCCTCATCCTGATCCATTGAAAGTGAAGGAAATCCTGCAAGCCGCCTTTGCGAGGGAGCGAATGGCATGGAAAAGAAAAAATTTGGAATGACAGGAGCCGTCATCACCGGGGCGGTTTCTTCGGCCTGCTGAATTGGCCCGGCGCTGGCCCTGGGTCTCGGGGTCTCGGCTTTTGGGGCGCTCGGCAGCCTGATTGTCTACCGCCCGTATTTTATGATTCTGGCGTTCGGCTCGCTGGGCTGGACGTTCTGGAAATATTTTCGGGCGAAGATGGGCCTCTACCACCTGAGGGGAGAAGGAAGTGCCTTGGGCGCCTTCAAGCCCACCCGCGAGGACATCCCTCTTTTCGTGGTCACCGCCGTTGTCGTGTTGCTGGTCCTGTTCCCCTACTGGGGGTTCCCGGTGTTCTTCGGGCAGCCGAACCCGCTCTTTGCGAGAGGATAGACGCGATGACGAAAAAACTTTGGATGGCCGCGGCCGGGTTTTTATTCGTCCTTGCGCTCGTGGCTTCGGCGCATGCGGCGGAGCTGACGTTCGCCATCAGCGGGATGTTCTGACCCTTCGGGTGACCTCAACGGGTCGAGCAAGCCCTGTCAGGGCTTCCCGGAGTGAACAAAGTGAAGGCTTCTTTTGTGAAACGAGAAGCCATGGTTGATTTCGATCCTGAAAAAATAAATGCTGAGAAAATGAAGGAAGCATTAAAGTCAGCCGGTTTCGGCGGCGAAGTAAAAAAAGGACCGGCGAATTAACAGGAGAAAATGAGATGGCCCATCCTGTTTGTCCTTCATGCGCGGCGGCGGGCATCGAATGCGCGGGTCCCAAGGCGGTTCCGCAAATTACAGTGGACAGCCTCGTGAAGCCCGAGCACCACAAAGACATCCCGGCCGGGGCGTTTTATTTTTGTCCGGCGAAAAGCTGCGATACGGTGTATTTTGACACCGGAGGCCGTCAAATCCGCAAAGGCCAGCTCTCGATGGGCGTATGGCAGAAGGAAGAACCGGGAGATACCCTCGTATGCTACTGCTTTGGCTATTCCGCGAAAAACATCATGGAAGATGCGCGAGAGAACTCGCTGCCAACGATCCCATTGATTGTGCGGGATAAAGTCAAAGCAGGCGAATGTCAGTGTGATACGAAGAATCCCCGGGGAAGTTGCTGCCTGGGTGATGTCGCTTATTGGGTGAAGCAGGTAGAGTAACTTGCGGCAAATGTTGACAAAGGTACAGATATGCCACCTCTCACCATCGGGAAACTCGCCAAGGAAGCGGATGTGAGCGTGGAGACGGTCCGCTACTACGAGCGGCGGGGGCTCATCGCGCGCCCGCACGAGAGGAGCGGTGCCTATCGCGTATACCCGCCGGATGCGGTGACGCGCATCCGCGGCATCAAGCGGGCGCAATCGCTCGGTTTCACCCTGGAGGAGATCAAGGAGCTGCTCGGGCTGCAAATCGACAAGAAAGCCCGCTGCCAGGATGTGCTCGAGCAGGCCGAGCGGAAGATTTCCGAGATCGACGGAAAGCTCCGCACCCTCCGCGCGGTGAAGCGCGAACTCGAAAAACTGGCCTCTGCGTGCCACGCGGAGCTTCCTGTGTATGAGTGTCCGATCATGCACGCCCTGAGCGGGAGCGATGAGAAGAAAAAGCCCGTGGCGTAAAACGCAGGCCCCCGGCGGAAGGATTGATGCACACAGCGGGGCGGGACGAACCGAATCTTGGGCCCAAAGGAGGCAGTGAAATGCGGCATATCTGGAGTTCGATTCTTTTTGGCGTGAGCGGGATTTTTCTTTCTGCTTTTCCCGCTCTCGCGCAGCAGCGGGGAGATTGGGGATACGGCCCTTACGGGCCGGGGCAGATGTGGTGGATGATGGGAACGGGAATGGGATTTTTGATGATCGTCTTCTGGCTGGTGGTGATCGTCGGTGCGGTGGCGCTCATCCGGTGGGTTTTTATCTCCGGGCGGAACGGCCAGGCGGGAGGTTCCCCGGCGGCGGAAACAGCCGCGGACATTCTCAAAAAACGCTATGCGCGCGGCGAGATTAACAAGGAAGAGTTCGAGGAAAAGATGCGCGACATCCAGAGATGACGGGACAGAGCGATCCGCAATGATGGAATGACGAAAGGAAACACGAAGCCATGAAGAATTTTTGGGGGAAGATTCTCTTGGGCGTGGCGTTCGTGACCTGCCCCTGCCATCTTCCTGTTTATCTTCTCTTGTTCGGCGGGACGGCGCTGGGCACCTACCTGGCTCAGTACCAGGGCCGGGCGCTGATCTTGCTGGCACTGCTGTTTTCCCTCTCTCTGGTGTCCGGGTGGAGGCTGGGGCGGATGGATAAAGAGCCGGGACGGTGAAAGAAACCCCTTTGGCGTCCGAAGCTGCCGCTTCTTTTCCGCTCTGGCGCAGATGGCTGACGTTCGCCTTGCTCGTCACTGCGGCAGTCCTCACCTATGCGTTCGTGCCCGGCTTTCAGCGCGGGATCAACGAGGTGGCGGGCTCGCTTTTGATGGGCGATGTCCGAAGCCTGAAATACTACATTCTTTCTTTCGGCTGGTGGGCGCCGGCGGTATCGGTGCTGTTGATGCTTCTTCAGACGCTGGTCGCGCCGCTTCCCGCATTCGTGCTGGCCATCGCCAACGCGATGGCGTTCGGCCTCTTTTACGGATTTTTACTGACCGCCTCATCGGCGATGCTGGCAGCGTATCTCGCCTTCTACATTACCCGGTGGCTGGGGAGGCCTTTCATCGAGAAGAAAATGAAGGGCAGCGCCGTCAAGGTGGATTCCTGCATCGAGAGCTACGGCGCCTGGGGCATCCTGGTCCTCCGGCTTTTTCCCATCGTCTCTTTCGATTTCGTGAGTTTCGCCGCGGGCTTGACGGGTATGCGCGCCCGCAGCTTCGGGCTGGCGACCTTTTTCGGGATGCTCCCCGCGACGATTGCCTTCACGCTGCTGGGCGATTCAGTCGAAAAGGCCAACCGGTGGGGGCTGATTGGCGGCGGTGTGCTTCTGGGCGTCCTCCTCCTCGCGGCGCTCTGCATGCGGCGGACCGCCATATGGAAGCGGATGGGTGCCGCCGCGGCTCCTTCCCCGAAGTCGGATGTTACCATCCGGTAAATCCCTGGAGCGCCGGCCTTGCGCCCTTGGCAGTCCCGGAGGCCGATGCTACACTTTAGCCCGTTTTGACAGGCCCCGAGCCGCTTCTTGGGCCCGTCCGGGCCCACACATGCCACGGGAGAGCGTATTTTGAGCACGCGGGATTTCGACATCATCATTGTGGGCGCCGGCCCGGCGGGCCTGACGGCCGGCCTGTATGCCGCCCGCTCCAAGCTGAATGTCATGTGCTTCGAAAAGCTGGCCCCGGGCGGGGAGATACTGAACACCGAACACGTCGAGGACTACCCGGGCTTCGAACTCATCGGCGGCCAGGAGCTGGCCAAGAAATTCACCGATCATGCCGTCAAATTCGGCCTGAAGATCGAGATGGAAGAGGTCAGTGCGGTCACCAAGAAAGACGGCGACTTCATCGTCAAAACGGATATGGGCGAGTACCGCTGCGGCGCCGTCATCTATACGGCGGGTGGCCATCCGCGCAAGCTGGGCATCGATGGCGAGGAGAAATACGCGGGCAAGGGTGTCAGCTACTGCGCGCTCTGCGACGGCGCCTTCTTCCAGGACGAGGTCATCACCGTGGTCGGCGGCGGGAACAGCGCCATCGAAGAAGCCAACTTTCTCACGAAGTACGGTTCAAAAGTCTATCTCGTGCACCGGCGCGAAGGCTTCCGCGCCCACGCGGTTCTGATCGATCGGCTCCGGGAGAACGAAAAGGCCGAGATGCTTCTGAACCAGGTCGTCGAAGAGGTTATCGGGGACGACAAAGAAATGAAGAAGCTCCGCCTGCGGAACACCCAGACCGGCGAAGAGACGGAACTCGAGGCTCAAGGCCTGTTCGTGTTTATCGGCTTTCTTCCGAACACGGATCCGATTCAGGTACCCGTCGAGATGGACGAGACCGGTTTTGTCATGACGGATCAGAACATGCAGACGAGTACACCGGGCTTTTTCGTCGCCGGCGATGTTCGGAGCCAGCTGATCCGGCAGATTACCAACGCGGCCGGAGATGCGACGACGGCGGCCGTGGCGGCGGAAAAGTATCTCGAAGCGCAAGAACTCGAAAAAAGAAAAAAGACAACACTCGCTTCCTGATTTGGACAGCAAGGAAACCAGCGGAGGAGCGGAATGGAATTCTCCAGGGCGGTGAAGAGGTTTTTCCTGACGGACATCATCAAGGGGATGTCTCTCACGCTTCGCCATCTGTTCAAGAAGCCGGTGAAGCTTCAGTACCCCACCGAGCGCTGGGAGGCGCCGGAGCGTTTTCGCGGTTTTCTCGGCCTGACGCGGGATTTCAAGACGGGCGAGGAAAACTGCATCGGCTGCCTCAACTGCGAGAAGGCGTGCCCGGTGGATTGCATCACGATCATCACCGACGGCAAGGGCCGGGGAATGTATGCCAAGGAATTTTACATCGACTACATGCGGTGCATGTATTGCGGGCTTTGCAACGAAGCCTGCCCGACGACCCCGAAATCCATTGTTCATACCCACCAGTATGAGACGACGGGCTACTTCCGCGACGATCTCGTCTATGGCAAAGAGCGCCTCTATGACGTTTGGGAAAAAGAGGTGAATTACCTGGGCCCCCGGCCATGGGGGAAACTTTTCGGATTGCGGAATATGGAGATGGAACAGCGCCCTGTGCAGGCAGCCCAGGCTGAAGCCACGGCTTCTGCGGAGTAGGCGATGTTCCTTCAACCCCCAAAGTGAGCTTCTTCACGGCTGATTTCGACGAAATCCGCTCCGGAAAGGTCACCGACGTTTATTTCGAGCGGACCCACCGGATACTCGAAGCCAAAAAAATCAGAAAGCACGTCCGCGCCGAATTCATGGCGAAATCCCTTCCCTCGGGCTGGGGCGTGTTCATCGGCCTCGAGGAGATTCTCCACCTCCTCAAAGATTTTCCCCTGAATGTGCGGTCCATCCCCGAGGGGACGGTGTTCCACCCCTTCCAGCCGGTTCTTGAGATCGAGGGCTACTACAACGACTTCGACGTGCTGGAGACGCCCGTTCTCGGGTTGATGTGCCAGGCGAGCGGAATCGCCACCAAGGCCGCCCGGTGCAAGATCGCCGCCGAGGGCCGTCAGGTGGTCAGCTTCGGTGCCCGCCGGATGCATCCGGCCGTGGCCCCGATGATCGAGCGCGCGGCTTACCTCGGCGGGTGCGACGGCGTGGCCCTGGTCAAGGGGGCGGAAATTCTGGGGCTTCAGCCGACCGGCACCATGCCCCACGCACTCATCATCATCATGGGCGGGCTGCCCGAGGCGCTGAGGGCCTTTGACGAGGTTATCGAGCCGGAGGTGCGGCGCGTGGCGCTGGTGGACACCTTCGGGGATGAAAAGTTCGAGGCCTTGGCCGCCGCCAAGACAATCGCTGATCGCCTTTTCGCCGTCCGCCTCGACACCCCCAGCTCGCGGCGGGGAAACTTCAAGGAAATCCTGCGGGAGGTGCGGTGGGAGCTCGATCGGGCCGGACACGGGCACGTGAAACTCTTTGTGAGCGGCGGACTGGATGAAAACAAAATCCTGGAACTCAACGATGCCGTTGACGGCGGCTACGGGGTGGGCACTTCCATCAGCGCATCCACGACGATCGATTATTCGATGGACATCATCGAAATGGAAGGCGAAGCCGTCGCGAAGCGCGGGAAGCATTCGGGGGCGAAGCATTTTCTCCGTTGCCGGGATTGCGGCGCCGAGCGGGTCATTCCGATGGATCGTCCCTATGGCGATTGCGAAAAGTGCGGCGGCGTCATGGGCCAGCTTCTCGCGCCGGTCATCGAAAAAGGGGCGGTTTTGAAAGAACCCTTGCCGCCGGCCGAGATTCGCGATTACGTATTGCGCCAGCTGAACCGGGTCAGTCTCGGAGATGTCGAATGAGCACGGATGCGGCCGCCGAACGGGAGCGCTTCAAGGAAATCCGCGCTTTTATCGAATCCCACAGCAAATTTCTTCTTCTCACTCACGTCGGACCCGACGGCGACGGCCTGCTCGCAAGCATCGCCATGAGCCGATACCTTCGCGCCATTGGGAAAAAGGGTCTCGTCGTTACCGATGGTCCTGCCCCCGCTTTTCTTGGGCCCTACGACCCGGAGGGATTGGTCCGCACGCACACGGAGCTTCTCTCGGCCGAAGACGGGGTTTCGCGCTTCGACGCGGTCTTGGTCATCGACACGGGAAAGCCCTCGCGCCTGGGGCATCTGGAGGAGCCGGTGCGGAACAGTCAGCTTCCCCTGGGCGTCATCGATCACCATATCCGCGAGGAGGGGGACTTCGAGGGTCCCTCCTGCATTGATGCTTCCGCGGCGGCCGTCGGGGAGATTGTGGCCGATTTCCTCGAGGCCGAGGGGAACCGCTTCGATGATCCGCTAATCGTCCGTCTTTTGCTGGCCACCCTCGTTTACGACACGGGGCAATTCCGCTTTACGAACACGACACCGAAAACCCTGAACTGGGCGGCCCGCCTGGTGGAGTTGGGCGGAAACACGAACGAGGCGTTCAGCATTTTCTGGGAATCGAACAGCGTTGGCTCCTTGAAGCTGATGGGCCATCTGATGAGCAACCTGCATATCGAGTGCGGCGGCCGTCTCGCCTGGTTCACTCTGAGCAAAGCAGAACGCGAGCGGTTCGGCGTGAACAAGGAAGAGACGGAAGAATATATCATCTATCCGAGAAGCATCGCCTCCGTCGAGGCGATCGCGTTTTTTTCGGAGACAGAAAATGACCGGGTGCGCGTGAGCCTGCGATCGAAGGGAAGGGTCAAGGTCCACGGCGTTGCGGTGCAATTCGGCGGCGGGGGCCATGCCTTTGCCGCGGGCGCCCGGGAAAGAGGTTCCCTCGAAGATGTCGCCCGCCTTGTCACGGATTTGCTCGCCCAGGAGATCCGCTCCACCCTTGGTCCCGACTGATTTTCCGATTGGATGATCCTGGCGAGAGAAGGAGGAGGAGCCATGAAGCTCAACCCTGTAAAATTCGGCTTGGCCTTTGGAATCATCTACGCGGTCATTTTTCTTCTGATGGGGCTGGCCGGCGCCTTCCTTGGATGGGGCGGGGAGATGCTGAAGTTGGCCGGAGACTTCTACCCGGGCTTCGGGCCTTCCGCCGGAGGCGCGGTTATCGGCGGAATCTGGGGGCTGGCGATCGGCTTGGTGTTTTTCGGCCTCGGGGCGTGGATCTACAACCGGCTCATGGGCTAGCGCGCAAACCGGGGGGCTAGCCGAGAGCCTTCGCCAAAGCCTCGCCGCGGGCCCGCATATCGCGGGGGTGGATCTCGCCGTGGGGGAGAAAGGCCATCGCGACGTAAATATGCTCCTTGCCGTCCTTGACGACACGGTTCCGGAAAAGGGGCTGCGGAAAGCAGGTACTTTCGGGTTCGGCGTGGGAGAGGTAGACCTGGTCGCGGTAATACAGGTAGGAGATCGCCACCCGGGGGGGCACCCAGCGCTCCCGAAGGATGTTTCCTGCGGTGTCCATCTCCTGGACGCGGCCGCCGAAGCCGGTGGTGAAACCGTTTCCAAAGACGAACGAGCCCGACTGGATGGCGTCGCAGTTGTCGAGTTCGGCGAGCTGCACATAAGGGGTGTTGAGCGGGTCCCACCCCTCGGGAAGCGCGAGTTCGTTCACCCCGCAGGCCGGGCACACAAAGGTTCTTTCGATTTCAAGCATAATTCAAGGTTTCTCCTGCGGGGCGGGCCCACAGGAGCCCTCCCCGCGATGGGTGTAAAATATGTAGACTCGAAGCGGATCGTGCCAGAGGCGCGGAGGAGGCGCAAGAAGAAATAGCCCGGGGAAGGGCGTTCGCCTCGATCGCCCTGAAGGCGCGGAAAGGCGGGACGGATGCTTTCGCGAATGGAGGAATGGGGATTTTTCCCGCCCCGGACGCTGGGCGCTTACGTGGCGCTCGCCGCCTTGGGGCTGCTCTGGCTGGCGACCCTGATCGATCTGGCGCTTTGGTTCGGGCGCTTGGCGGGGCAGTATTCTTCCAAGGCGAATTACGCGAGCCATTTGTGGCCCTACATCTCTCTCGGGGGCGCCGTGATCGGCCTTCTGGCGCGCGGCGTGCCCAATGTGCTTCGATCGATCCCGACGGTGTGGCTTCTTGTTTCCCTCGGAATTCTTCATGCGCACATGCTCTCTCCCTCCCCGTCGCTCCCCGCGCTTGAGGGACCCGCGCTTCGGGTGATGACATTCAACCTGAGCAATATGCAGGACGTGCGCCGCTCGTCGCTCTCTTTTTTCAAGAAGAAGCTCAATCTGGACGTTCTTTTTCTCCAGGAAGTGTGGGGAGACGCCGAGCACGGAGACCGCCCCCGTTTCATGGATGCCATGCAGGAGCTTCCCTACACCGCGTGGCACCATTCAGCGGACATCGGATCGGGCACCGGTTTGGGGATATTGAGCCGCTACCCCCTGCGGGATGTCCGGACGATTCCGCTCCCCTCGGTCCCGTTTCGCGGCGCCGTTTGCTCGGAAACAGTTCTTTTGACGGCCAAGCTGTCGGTGGAAAAAGAAACCATCCGCGTCGGAACGGTTCACCTTTGCCCGCCGGCGGTTCCCTGGTTGGACAATAAGCTTCGGCCTGTCGGCATCTCTCTCGGGTCGTTGTGGAGATGGCCTCGAAGGGTCCGGTACTTCGCATACGCCCGAAGGTCTCAATTGGCCATGCTCCGGCTTTTCGCGGACGGCGGAGAGGAGCCGGTCATCCTCGCCGGAGGTTTTAACGCGACTCCCTACAGTCTGGGTTTGTTCCGCGTCGGCCGCTCTCTGAAGAACGCTTTTCGGGAAAGAGGGTCCGGTTTTGGTTTCACGTATTTTATGGGTCTTTTCGGGGTGTCCATCGATCACATTTTGTTTTCTGAAGGTTTTCGGGCCCGCGCCGCGGAGGTGATCAGCGAACCGGTATTGTCCGATCACCGGCCGATGGAGGCGTTGCTTGAAATTCTCTCGAAGGGTAAAACGTAGGCCTCATCTCATTTTTGGCCGCCGCTGAGGGGCACATACATGCGCCGCAGTGCCCGCGTCTTTTTTGCCGCGCTTGGACTTCTGGGCGCAATTTTCCTGGTCAATCGCGATGTCCGCGATGATCTTTTTCTAAGGCCGGCTTTCGCAGCGGGCCTGCCAAGGGAGATCATCGGAGCGGACGGAGCCCCCATGGTGCTCGTTCCCAGGGGAGAGTTCCTGATGGGCGCGCAGCCGGGAAATTTCATATTCGGCGACAACGAGCGTCCTCCCCGTCTGGTATATCTGGATGATTTCTACATCGACAAATTCGAAGTGACCAACCGGCGGTTTCTCAAGATTTTAAAACCGGCCGAATCCTACTCCGGGACGTTTCTCCAGCCCGAACAGCCGATCGTCGGCGTCACGTGGTATCAGGCCAGGGATTATTGTACCCAGGTGAAAAAACGTCTTCCCACCGAAGCGGAGTGGGAGAAGGCCGCGCGCGGGACGGACGGTCGCACTTATCCCTGGGGCAACGAGCCGGCGACCTGCGATCGCGCCATCATGGGCGGGGAGATCCCCTCTTGCGACAAGGGGTATTCCACATGGGAGGTGGGGAGCCGTCCGGCGGGCCGGAGCCCCTACGGCGCGCTGGACATGGCGGGAAACGCGATGGAATGGGTGAGGGATTGGTATTCCGAAAATTACTACAAACAAGGCGCCAAGCGGAACCCCGGAGGGCCGCGCAATGGCGATCTTCGGGTGCTGCGCGGCGGCGCCTGGTTCAACAGCGCAAAGCTGATGCGCACGTCTTTTCGGACGGGATTTGATCCGAACAAAGCCAATCACGGCGTGGGATTCCGGTGCGCCCGCAAGGCGACGGTGGGGTTTGTCCAGCGGATGCGCGCCCTGCGGCCCCGGGTGGCGTGGTACCGGAGGTGAGAAGTTTTATTCGGTTTTGCCCTGTGCTTTTTCTCTCCCCCTCCACAGCTTGAGCAAAATCTG
Proteins encoded:
- a CDS encoding endonuclease/exonuclease/phosphatase family protein; its protein translation is MLSRMEEWGFFPPRTLGAYVALAALGLLWLATLIDLALWFGRLAGQYSSKANYASHLWPYISLGGAVIGLLARGVPNVLRSIPTVWLLVSLGILHAHMLSPSPSLPALEGPALRVMTFNLSNMQDVRRSSLSFFKKKLNLDVLFLQEVWGDAEHGDRPRFMDAMQELPYTAWHHSADIGSGTGLGILSRYPLRDVRTIPLPSVPFRGAVCSETVLLTAKLSVEKETIRVGTVHLCPPAVPWLDNKLRPVGISLGSLWRWPRRVRYFAYARRSQLAMLRLFADGGEEPVILAGGFNATPYSLGLFRVGRSLKNAFRERGSGFGFTYFMGLFGVSIDHILFSEGFRARAAEVISEPVLSDHRPMEALLEILSKGKT
- a CDS encoding SUMF1/EgtB/PvdO family nonheme iron enzyme, translating into MRRSARVFFAALGLLGAIFLVNRDVRDDLFLRPAFAAGLPREIIGADGAPMVLVPRGEFLMGAQPGNFIFGDNERPPRLVYLDDFYIDKFEVTNRRFLKILKPAESYSGTFLQPEQPIVGVTWYQARDYCTQVKKRLPTEAEWEKAARGTDGRTYPWGNEPATCDRAIMGGEIPSCDKGYSTWEVGSRPAGRSPYGALDMAGNAMEWVRDWYSENYYKQGAKRNPGGPRNGDLRVLRGGAWFNSAKLMRTSFRTGFDPNKANHGVGFRCARKATVGFVQRMRALRPRVAWYRR